A single region of the Schizosaccharomyces osmophilus chromosome 3, complete sequence genome encodes:
- the dfp1 gene encoding Hsk1-Dfp1 kinase complex regulatory subunit Dfp1, translating to MNFERCPLAPRSANIIPQKHEGVVKQKAASVTEDAAVEQKRSHALEESVSSPEIEINNENSVTTTPKHQKVTTPKSYRKSVKRVKHDESITKEVPHMKTLEPINEELKNDGADATKLATAKSASQKAKLMEWKRQYKKAFPNFRFYLDGFDSNLQQRVKRQIVQLGGHVETFFSGNVTHVVTTRSIQDIAAKNSKQDVLTKARQLNMKIWSMEKLCNRVLKTLLEEDPFAASSSQKQGNDLSYLLYVEKVQGTNERDLSVPRQDFVHFKGPYLYVHDIASTYKPILLREWPKPSNDKDVPWPTFRATSIGRCPFVPENKQRLSINAHTAAAAAAKAKQDQSQEQQQRIQIQCSQQPPTTLSRANSFKLSIPLLSNNVASTSNSNSVSINPESAPLPNANTGYHQQEQPSAKPKPYRMLDDGMQASGIVQSNLTSATMSNNSNIRSGSAAGVPVVAINGRDINELKKRIIQQKSGAPNKEQGYKSMLQNANQRKIKIDPKPGYCENCREKFDNFEMHIRGRRHRKFAENDENFKELDELFELVQRPFRPL from the coding sequence ATGAATTTCGAAAGATGCCCTCTTGCACCTCGATCGGCAAATATAATTCCCCAGAAACATGAAGGTGTTGTGAAACAAAAGGCCGCTTCAGTGACAGAGGACGCTGCGGTCGAGCAAAAAAGGTCTCATGCTTTAGAGGAAAGTGTCTCTTCACCTGAAATcgaaataaataatgagAATTCAGTAACTACAACCCCGAAACATCAGAAGGTTACGACTCCTAAATCATATCGGAAGTCAGTAAAGCGAGTAAAACATGATGAATCTATCACTAAAGAAGTCCCTCATATGAAGACACTTGAACCAATCaatgaagaattaaaaaacgaTGGAGCCGATGCCACGAAATTAGCTACGGCAAAGTCGGCTTCCCAAAAGGCTAAGTTGATGGAATGGAAACGGCAATACAAAAAGGCATTTCCGAATTTCCGTTTTTATTTAGATGGATTTGATTCTAATCTTCAGCAACGAGTTAAGCGTCAAATAGTTCAATTAGGGGGCCATGTAgagacttttttttctggtAATGTCACTCATGTGGTTACGACAAGATCTATACAAGACATAGCAGCAAAAAATTCTAAACAAGACGTGCTTACCAAGGCACGTCAACTGAATATGAAGATCTGGAGCATGGAAAAATTGTGCAACCGAGTGCTTAAAACgcttttggaagaagatcCATTTGCTGCTAGTTCTTCGCAAAAGCAAGGAAATGATTTAAGTTATCTGCTTTATGTCGAAAAGGTCCAGGGTACAAATGAGCGTGATTTGTCTGTACCAAGGCAAGACTTTGTTCATTTCAAGGGCCCTTATCTATATGTTCACGATATCGCAAGTACTTACAAGCCTATTCTTCTAAGAGAATGGCCTAAGCCTTCAAACGATAAGGACGTACCATGGCCCACGTTTCGTGCAACCAGTATAGGTAGATGCCCGTTTGTGCCCGAAAACAAACAGCGATTGAGTATTAATGCACATACGGCAGCGGCAGCGGCAGCAAAAGCTAAGCAAGATCAATCACAAGAACAGCAGCAACGCATACAAATACAGTGTTCTCAGCAACCGCCTACGACACTTTCACGAGCTAATTCTTTCAAGCTATCTATTCCATTACTATCTAACAATGTTGCTTCTACATCAAACTCAAATAGTGTGTCTATCAATCCTGAAAGTGCTCCTTTGCCGAATGCAAATACAGGATACCATCAACAGGAGCAACCTTCAGCGAAACCAAAACCGTATCGCATGCTCGATGATGGCATGCAAGCTTCTGGTATCGTTCAGTCTAACCTTACTTCAGCGACAATGTCCAATAATTCTAATATTCGTTCAGGAAGCGCAGCAGGTGTTCCTGTTGTTGCCATCAATGGACGAGACATTAATGAActtaagaaaagaataattcAACAGAAATCCGGGGCACCAAACAAAGAACAGGGTTACAAGAGTATGCTTCAAAATGCTAATCAGAGAAAAATTAAGATTGACCCAAAACCTGGGTATTGCGAAAATTGCCGAGAAAAGTTTGACAACTTTGAAATGCATATTCGAGGTAGGCGTCATCGGAAATTTGCTGAGaatgatgaaaattttaaagaattggaTGAACTATTTGAGCTCGTGCAGCGACCTTTTCGTCCGCTGTGA
- the arp6 gene encoding actin-like protein Arp6, translated as MNNGLPAKTIVLDNGAYNVKAGFAGGNVLEIPNCLTKSKDGNRLFLGDELSNCNDFTTLQFRRAHEKGYLVNWSTETAVWDQVMRRLGITEPSMDGYSLILTQPPFTMPSIELNTIQLVFEEFGFDAYFACTPAELISWDHECFTKGDEASYKDAHGECILVIDSGYSFTHIIPVIDSQVQENAVRRIDVGGRFLTNFLKEVISYRKYNMMEETYLMNEIKESVCFVSQNFAQDLNLAQTKPKSKYDILYALPDYSSGKFGHVVKDLNKIIDQQVLKLANERFASPELLFSPSDVGLQEAGIPEAVMQSVQGFPEEIGALLLGNIVTIGGNCKFPGFHQRLEAELRSLSPEDIDLRVFQPSNPSTYAWNRGAHMPGKYWNANSISKSEYLEHGPNILYRRK; from the exons ATGAACAATGGGCTACCTGCCAAAACTATTGTATTAGACAATGGCGCTTATAATGTGAAAGCAGGATTTGCTGGTGGGAATGTTCt AGAAATACCTAATTGCCTTACAAAGTCAAAGGATGGGAATCGCTTGTTTTTAGGAGACGAATTATCGAATTGTAATGATTTTACCACATTACAGTTTCGTAGAGCGCATGAAAAA GGATATCTTGTAAACTGGAGTACAGAGACAGCTGTATGGGATCAAGTGATGCGGCGGTTGGGCATCACTGAACCTAGTATGGACGGTTATTCATTGATATTAACACAGCCTCCGTTTACGATGCCTTCTATAGAACTCAACACGATTCAGCtggtttttgaagagtttGGGTTTGATGCATATTTTGCATGTACGCCGGCGGAATTAATCTCATGGGATCATGAATGCTTCACAAAGGGCGATGAAGCTTCTTACAAAGATGCACATGGTGAATGCATTTTAGTAATTGATTCTGGCTATAGCTTTACCCATATTATCCCCGTCATTGATTCTCAAGTTCAAGAGAATGCCGTACGCAGAATTGATGTTGGGGGCAGATTTTTGaccaattttttaaaagaagttATTTCTTATCGTAAATATAACATGATGGAAGAGACCTAtttaatgaatgaaatCAAAGAGTCGGTATGCTTTGTCTCCCAAAACTTTGCGCAAGACCTGAATCTTGCGCAGACGAAGCCAAAGTCTAAATATGACATTCTGTATGCCCTGCCAGACTACAGTTCCGGCAAGTTTGGACATGTAGTCAAAGACTTGAACAAAATTATCGACCAGCAGGTTTTAAAACTTGCTAATGAGCGATTCGCTAGTCCGgaacttttattttctccATCTGATGTTGGTTTACAGGAAGCCGGCATTCCTGAAGCTGTCATGCAAAGTGTACAAGGCTTTCCCGAAGAAATTGGGGCATTGCTTCTAGGTAATATCGTTACCATAGGCGGAAACTGTAAATTTCCAGGATTCCATCAGCGGTTGGAAGCTGAGTTACGATCACTTTCGCCAGAAGACATAGACCTTCGTGTTTTTCAACCGTCCAa TCCATCCACATATGCTTGGAACCGCGGAGCCCACATGCCTGGTAAATATTGGAATGCTAATAGTATCTCTAAGTCAGAATATCTTGAGCATGGCCCAAACATTCTGTATAGAAGGAAATAG